From Solibacillus isronensis, the proteins below share one genomic window:
- the rimP gene encoding ribosome maturation factor RimP yields MSKVTSIIEELVTPIVEELDLELVDIEFVKEGRDWFLRIYVDTPEGGIDILQCAQVSERLSEKLDENDPIEQNYYLEVSSPGAERPLKKQQDFEKAIGKYIYVKTYEPVKDLKEFYGYLRAYTDEFLEIEFRIKTRKVTVQIEKEKIAQARLAIDFSDKQI; encoded by the coding sequence ATGAGCAAAGTTACGTCGATCATTGAAGAGCTAGTGACACCGATCGTGGAAGAGCTTGATTTGGAATTAGTTGATATCGAGTTCGTGAAAGAAGGACGCGACTGGTTCCTTCGTATTTATGTTGACACACCAGAAGGCGGCATTGATATTTTACAATGTGCACAAGTGAGTGAACGTTTAAGCGAGAAGTTGGATGAAAATGATCCAATCGAGCAAAACTATTACTTAGAGGTTTCTTCACCAGGAGCGGAACGTCCGTTAAAGAAACAACAGGACTTTGAAAAAGCAATCGGCAAATATATTTATGTGAAAACTTATGAACCAGTTAAGGATTTAAAAGAATTCTATGGTTATTTACGCGCATATACAGATGAATTTTTAGAAATCGAATTCCGTATTAAAACACGTAAAGTTACAGTACAAATTGAAAAAGAAAAAATTGCGCAAGCGCGTCTTGCTATCGATTTTTCAGATAAGCAAATTTAG
- a CDS encoding PolC-type DNA polymerase III has product MKSLTLQWKQHDERVKQLSKQEGRQKFLLLLQQLELTDDVYMSFFENGTLERVTVHKKKRIWDFKIKIENILPYQVYQLLRMRMVEKFSPIANVLLTIESHNPVVNEQHILDYWQVVVEQLDEMSPLLRANLSKQTPKWTGHKLVVTSMLEVEYLSLKAKYTDKIAESYKTFGFPHIPLEFQLVEENDEFIAQQEAFYQQRREEEERLSKQAMADFATREKEKAANPGAVSNGDTPFQIGALIKNPDPVEIRTVLEEERSIVLEGFIFACDIKELRSGRSLLEFKISDYTDSLMVKMFSNGDEDVVKMKQMSKGMWVRVRGSIQLDTFARDLVMMVKDINEIKREPKKDHAPEGEKRVELHLHTPMSQMDAMTSVDKLVAQAAKWGHPAIAVTDHAVVQAFPEAYAAGKKNGIKVIYGVEANLVDDGKPIVYDPIDVDLEDATYIVFDVETTGFSNVYDTIIELAAVKIKNGQVIDTFERFSNPHRKLTAKIIELTHITDDMLVNAPELSDVIREFHDFIGDGIVVAHNAAFDLGFLYVAYKNAGIEVRHPGIDTVELSRLVNPGQKSHNLKTLTKKYNIELTQHHRAIYDTEATGELFLHLLKQAADLGIKNLIEMNDHVGGAEGYKQSRPSHCTILAVDDAGLKNLFKLISISHTETFYRVPRIRRSDLQKLRQGLIVGSGCSNGELFETMMNKTQEEAERIAKFYDYLEVMPKPVYSPLVDGGTVHDEWALEDIIRRIVKLGKKLNLPVVATGNVHYLHETDAKFRQILVGSMGGANPLNRNPLPKVHFRTTDEMLKEFDFLGPDLAKEIVVTNTQLVADMIGDVKPIKDDLYTPKIEGSDDEVTNLTYEMAHSIYGENLPEIVQARIDKELKSILGHGFGVIYLISAKLVKKSLADGYLVGSRGSVGSSLVATFMEITEVNPLPPHYVCPKCKHSEFIADGSVASGYDLPNKQCPECGAPYKKDGQDIPFETFLGFKGDKVPDIDLNFSGEYQPQAHNYTKVLFGEDYVFRAGTIGTVAEKTAYGYVKGYGSDNGITYRNAEVDRLVQGCTGVKRTTGQHPGGIIVVPDYMDIYDFSPVQFPADAQDSEWKTTHFDFHSIHDNILKLDILGHDDPTVIRMLQDLSGIDPKTIPTDDPIVMKIFSSTESLGVTEKQIGTKTGTLGIPEFGTKFVRQMLEETKPSTFSELVQISGLSHGTDVWLGNAQELIKDGTCVLKEVIGCRDDIMVYLIYQDLEPSFAFKIMESVRKGKGLTDEMEAEMRAKKVPEWYIDSCKKIKYMFPKAHAAAYVLMAVRIAWFKVHHPILYYAAYFTVRASDFDLIAMTQGSVMIRKKIDEINMKGLDAAPKEKSLLTVMELALEMCERGMSFKKVDLYRSQASEFIIEGNSLIPPFDAIPGLGTNVAKQIVEARKNGEFLSKEDLQQRGRVSKTLIEYMDELGCLEGMPDANQLSLF; this is encoded by the coding sequence ATGAAATCCCTCACCTTACAATGGAAACAGCATGATGAAAGGGTGAAACAATTGTCAAAACAGGAAGGAAGACAAAAATTCCTACTATTGTTACAGCAGCTTGAATTGACTGATGATGTCTATATGTCCTTTTTTGAAAATGGAACACTCGAACGTGTAACGGTTCATAAAAAGAAACGTATTTGGGACTTTAAAATAAAAATTGAAAATATATTGCCTTACCAAGTGTATCAATTGCTGAGAATGCGGATGGTCGAGAAGTTTTCTCCTATAGCCAATGTGTTACTGACGATTGAATCGCATAATCCGGTAGTTAATGAGCAGCATATTTTGGATTATTGGCAAGTAGTAGTGGAGCAATTGGATGAAATGTCGCCACTATTGCGTGCAAATTTATCGAAGCAAACACCGAAATGGACAGGTCATAAGCTTGTCGTAACATCGATGCTCGAAGTCGAGTACTTATCATTAAAAGCAAAGTATACAGATAAAATTGCCGAATCGTACAAAACATTCGGCTTCCCGCATATCCCGCTTGAGTTCCAGCTTGTAGAGGAAAATGATGAATTTATTGCACAGCAAGAAGCGTTTTACCAGCAGCGCAGGGAAGAGGAAGAGCGACTGTCTAAACAGGCGATGGCCGATTTTGCAACACGCGAAAAAGAGAAAGCGGCCAATCCTGGTGCTGTTTCCAATGGAGATACACCATTCCAGATTGGTGCACTCATTAAAAATCCGGATCCGGTCGAAATCCGCACAGTACTGGAAGAAGAACGCTCGATTGTACTGGAAGGGTTTATTTTTGCATGTGATATTAAAGAACTTCGAAGCGGTCGTTCATTGCTTGAATTTAAAATTTCCGACTACACCGACTCACTAATGGTCAAAATGTTCTCAAACGGTGACGAGGACGTCGTGAAGATGAAGCAGATGAGCAAAGGGATGTGGGTGCGTGTACGCGGATCGATTCAGCTTGATACATTTGCCCGCGATTTAGTCATGATGGTAAAAGACATCAACGAAATCAAGCGTGAACCTAAAAAAGACCATGCTCCGGAAGGCGAAAAGCGAGTTGAGCTTCACCTGCATACACCGATGAGTCAAATGGATGCGATGACATCTGTCGACAAGCTAGTGGCACAAGCAGCCAAATGGGGACATCCTGCGATTGCGGTAACCGACCATGCTGTTGTTCAGGCATTCCCTGAAGCGTATGCTGCCGGTAAGAAAAATGGCATTAAAGTCATTTACGGCGTGGAAGCAAACTTAGTTGATGACGGAAAACCAATTGTTTACGATCCGATTGATGTTGACCTTGAAGATGCAACGTATATCGTATTTGACGTAGAGACGACCGGCTTCTCGAACGTGTATGACACGATTATCGAGCTGGCGGCCGTCAAAATTAAGAATGGTCAAGTTATTGATACATTTGAACGATTCTCAAACCCGCACCGTAAATTAACAGCAAAAATTATCGAGCTGACTCATATTACTGATGATATGCTTGTCAATGCACCAGAGCTGAGTGATGTCATTCGTGAATTCCATGACTTTATCGGCGATGGGATTGTTGTCGCGCATAATGCAGCGTTTGACTTAGGTTTCTTATATGTTGCATACAAAAATGCCGGCATAGAAGTTCGCCACCCGGGGATCGATACGGTCGAGCTTTCCCGTCTTGTAAATCCAGGGCAAAAATCGCATAACTTGAAAACATTAACGAAAAAATACAATATCGAACTAACCCAGCATCACCGGGCAATTTATGATACCGAAGCAACAGGAGAGCTATTCCTGCATTTATTGAAACAGGCTGCCGATTTAGGTATTAAAAACCTGATTGAAATGAATGACCATGTCGGCGGTGCAGAAGGATATAAACAGTCACGCCCAAGTCACTGTACAATTTTGGCGGTCGATGATGCCGGACTGAAAAATCTGTTTAAGTTGATTTCAATTTCGCATACGGAAACATTTTACCGTGTGCCACGTATTCGTCGATCTGATTTGCAAAAACTACGACAAGGTTTAATCGTAGGCTCAGGCTGCTCGAATGGTGAGTTATTTGAAACAATGATGAATAAGACGCAGGAAGAAGCCGAGCGTATCGCAAAATTCTATGATTATTTGGAAGTAATGCCGAAACCGGTCTATTCTCCATTAGTGGATGGCGGTACAGTCCATGATGAATGGGCATTGGAAGACATTATCCGCCGTATCGTAAAGCTTGGCAAAAAGCTGAACTTACCGGTCGTAGCAACGGGAAATGTCCACTACTTGCATGAAACCGATGCAAAGTTCCGTCAAATCCTTGTTGGATCAATGGGTGGTGCAAACCCGTTAAATCGTAATCCTTTACCGAAAGTCCATTTCCGTACAACGGATGAAATGCTGAAGGAATTCGACTTTTTAGGCCCGGATTTAGCAAAGGAAATCGTTGTGACAAATACGCAGCTTGTCGCCGATATGATTGGCGATGTAAAACCGATCAAGGACGACTTATATACACCGAAGATTGAAGGCTCGGATGATGAAGTAACGAATCTGACTTATGAAATGGCACATAGTATTTACGGCGAAAATTTACCGGAAATTGTCCAGGCACGTATTGATAAGGAACTGAAATCGATTTTGGGGCACGGGTTCGGAGTAATTTACCTGATTTCCGCAAAGCTCGTTAAAAAATCGCTTGCTGACGGTTACTTAGTAGGTTCGCGTGGTTCTGTAGGGTCATCCCTCGTCGCGACATTTATGGAAATTACCGAAGTAAACCCGCTACCGCCGCATTATGTTTGTCCAAAGTGCAAGCATTCCGAGTTTATCGCGGATGGTTCGGTTGCATCAGGCTATGACTTACCGAACAAACAATGCCCGGAATGCGGTGCTCCGTACAAAAAAGACGGCCAGGATATCCCGTTCGAAACATTCCTGGGATTCAAGGGCGACAAGGTGCCCGATATTGATTTGAACTTCTCCGGTGAATATCAGCCACAGGCGCATAACTATACGAAAGTGCTGTTCGGTGAAGATTATGTATTCCGTGCCGGAACAATTGGTACCGTCGCTGAAAAGACGGCATATGGTTATGTAAAAGGGTACGGAAGCGACAATGGCATCACTTACCGAAATGCGGAAGTGGACCGCCTTGTGCAAGGATGTACAGGGGTAAAACGTACAACCGGACAACACCCAGGGGGCATTATCGTAGTTCCGGATTATATGGATATTTACGACTTCTCGCCAGTACAGTTCCCGGCGGATGCCCAGGATTCGGAATGGAAAACAACCCATTTCGACTTCCACTCGATTCACGATAATATTTTAAAGCTCGATATACTTGGACACGATGATCCGACCGTAATTCGTATGCTTCAGGATTTATCCGGAATCGATCCGAAAACAATCCCGACAGACGATCCGATTGTTATGAAGATTTTCAGTTCAACGGAATCACTAGGTGTAACGGAAAAGCAAATTGGCACGAAAACAGGAACGCTCGGAATTCCTGAGTTCGGGACAAAATTCGTACGCCAAATGCTAGAAGAAACAAAACCGTCAACATTCAGTGAACTTGTTCAGATTTCAGGACTATCACACGGTACAGACGTATGGCTTGGAAATGCACAGGAACTGATCAAAGACGGCACTTGTGTATTAAAAGAAGTAATTGGCTGTCGTGACGATATTATGGTTTATTTAATTTATCAGGATTTGGAACCGTCGTTTGCCTTTAAAATTATGGAGTCTGTTCGTAAAGGTAAAGGCTTAACAGATGAAATGGAAGCGGAAATGCGTGCGAAGAAAGTGCCGGAATGGTATATCGATTCTTGTAAAAAGATTAAGTACATGTTCCCGAAAGCCCATGCCGCAGCGTATGTATTAATGGCCGTGCGTATCGCATGGTTCAAGGTACATCATCCGATTCTTTACTATGCAGCTTACTTCACTGTACGTGCATCGGACTTTGATTTAATTGCGATGACGCAAGGTTCTGTCATGATTCGCAAAAAAATCGATGAGATTAACATGAAGGGGCTCGATGCAGCGCCAAAAGAGAAAAGTTTACTGACGGTTATGGAACTGGCACTTGAAATGTGTGAACGCGGCATGAGCTTCAAAAAGGTAGATTTATACCGTTCACAGGCGAGTGAGTTCATTATTGAAGGAAACTCATTGATTCCGCCATTTGATGCCATTCCTGGCCTTGGTACAAACGTAGCGAAACAAATTGTTGAAGCACGTAAAAACGGAGAGTTTTTATCGAAGGAAGATCTACAGCAACGCGGCCGTGTATCGAAGACATTAATCGAGTATATGGATGAGCTTGGATGTCTGGAAGGAATGCCGGATGCCAACCAGCTGTCATTATTCTAA
- a CDS encoding proline--tRNA ligase → MKQTKTFIPTLRENPSDADVKSHRMLMRAGFIRQNAAGVYSYLPLARRVLSKIEQIIREEMEAINSIELLMPALQPAELWQESGRWEAYGPELMRLKDRHDRDFALGATHEEVITTLVRDEIKSYKKLPLTLYQIQSKFRDEKRPRFGLLRGREFIMKDAYSFHSSRESLDATYDDMYRAYSNIFSRLGLNFRAVIADAGTIGGKGTHEFMVLSEIGEDTIAYSDTSDYAANIEMAEVVVEYTAPTTPLKDIEKIETPDQKTIEEVSAFLNVEPSNVIKSLVFDIDGELVVVLARGDHEINDIKLKNALGATSVELAEDAAIKELLGCTPGSIGPVKLPVNVKVIADNAIKSIRNGVAGANEDGFHLLNVNPERDFAISSYEDIRFIQQGDPSPDGQGIIKFAEGIEVGHIFKLGTTYSEKLNATFLDEQGKAKPYIMGCYGIGVSRILAAVAEHFQDENGFVWPAQLAPYDLQLVPINAKDEAQVQLADELYGVLKSYRYEVLYDDRAERAGVKFADADLIGLPVRITVGKKASEGLVEVKFRSTGESAEWAKEEVVDRLNEYFRQN, encoded by the coding sequence ATGAAACAGACCAAAACGTTTATCCCTACTTTAAGGGAAAATCCATCCGATGCCGACGTGAAATCGCATCGTATGCTTATGCGTGCCGGATTTATCCGACAAAATGCAGCCGGAGTATATTCGTACTTACCATTAGCGCGCAGAGTATTATCAAAAATCGAACAGATCATCCGTGAAGAAATGGAAGCAATCAATTCAATCGAGTTATTAATGCCTGCATTGCAACCAGCAGAGCTATGGCAGGAATCAGGTCGCTGGGAAGCATACGGTCCAGAGCTTATGCGTTTAAAAGACCGTCATGACCGTGACTTCGCTCTAGGTGCTACTCATGAAGAAGTGATTACAACTTTGGTGCGTGATGAAATTAAATCATATAAAAAATTACCGTTAACACTTTACCAAATTCAAAGCAAATTCCGCGATGAAAAACGTCCACGCTTCGGCTTACTGCGCGGTCGCGAATTCATTATGAAAGATGCTTATTCTTTCCACTCATCACGTGAATCACTTGATGCAACATACGATGATATGTACCGTGCATATTCAAACATCTTCTCGCGTCTTGGACTGAACTTCCGTGCTGTAATTGCGGATGCAGGTACAATTGGCGGTAAAGGTACGCACGAATTTATGGTGCTTTCTGAAATCGGTGAAGATACAATCGCTTATTCGGATACATCGGATTATGCGGCAAACATCGAAATGGCAGAGGTTGTTGTAGAATATACAGCACCGACAACACCATTGAAAGACATCGAAAAAATTGAAACACCAGACCAAAAAACAATTGAAGAAGTATCGGCATTTTTAAATGTGGAACCTTCAAATGTGATTAAATCACTAGTTTTTGATATTGATGGCGAGTTGGTTGTTGTTTTAGCGCGCGGTGACCACGAAATTAACGATATTAAACTGAAAAATGCATTAGGTGCTACATCTGTTGAATTGGCAGAAGACGCAGCTATTAAAGAATTACTAGGCTGTACACCAGGTTCAATCGGTCCTGTGAAATTGCCGGTAAATGTAAAAGTTATTGCGGATAACGCAATCAAATCAATCCGTAACGGTGTTGCAGGTGCAAACGAAGATGGATTCCACTTATTAAATGTTAATCCGGAGCGCGACTTCGCGATCAGCTCTTATGAAGACATCCGTTTCATCCAACAAGGTGACCCATCTCCGGACGGTCAAGGTATCATTAAGTTTGCTGAAGGAATTGAAGTTGGACATATTTTCAAATTAGGTACAACTTATTCAGAAAAACTAAATGCAACATTCCTTGATGAGCAAGGTAAAGCAAAACCTTATATTATGGGATGCTATGGTATCGGGGTTTCTCGTATACTTGCTGCAGTAGCAGAACATTTCCAAGATGAAAACGGATTTGTATGGCCTGCACAATTAGCACCATATGACTTGCAACTAGTACCAATCAATGCAAAAGACGAAGCACAAGTTCAATTAGCGGACGAGCTTTATGGTGTACTGAAATCATACCGCTATGAAGTGTTATATGATGACCGTGCAGAACGTGCCGGCGTAAAATTTGCAGATGCAGATTTAATCGGATTACCTGTTCGTATTACAGTAGGTAAAAAAGCTTCAGAAGGTCTTGTGGAAGTGAAATTCCGTTCAACAGGCGAATCTGCAGAATGGGCGAAAGAAGAAGTAGTCGATCGCTTAAACGAATATTTCCGCCAAAACTAG
- the rseP gene encoding RIP metalloprotease RseP: MQTVIAFILIFGSLVFFHELGHFLFAKKAGIMVREFAIGMGPKIFGMTKGETVYTLRLLPIGGYVRMAGEDTDTVELQPGYRVALITNEENIVEKIILNQKTHYQNVIFLEVERADLERELWIEGYDEDDQFIRYNVSRTASIVENGTEQMIAPLDRQFNSKSVGARAMAIFAGPLFNFILAFFIFLIIGLIQGIPSEEPIIAEVMDNSVASSAGLVDGDKVVKVNGQSISTWEELSEQIFKNPNKAVTFEVERETGNEVIELTPKAVEQEGGPDYGQIGVMRSIEKNPLQAVVYGVEETYNMIITIGTLVGKLITGQFSIDALSGPVGIYKTTETVVTFGLYNILYFAAMLSVNLGIMNLLPLPALDGGRLLFFAVEAVRGKPIDRQKEGMVHFVGILLLMILMVVVTWNDIQRFFF; this comes from the coding sequence ATGCAAACAGTTATAGCCTTTATTTTAATTTTTGGCTCACTCGTTTTTTTCCATGAGCTAGGTCACTTCTTATTTGCAAAGAAAGCAGGCATTATGGTGCGTGAATTTGCGATTGGTATGGGACCGAAGATTTTTGGGATGACGAAAGGTGAAACAGTCTATACGCTACGATTATTACCAATTGGCGGTTATGTAAGAATGGCCGGCGAAGATACCGATACGGTAGAACTGCAGCCTGGTTACCGCGTAGCTTTAATAACGAATGAAGAAAATATTGTAGAAAAAATCATTCTCAACCAAAAAACACATTACCAAAACGTCATCTTTTTAGAAGTAGAGCGTGCGGACTTAGAACGTGAACTTTGGATTGAAGGTTATGATGAAGATGATCAGTTCATTCGCTACAATGTATCACGTACAGCAAGCATCGTTGAAAATGGTACGGAGCAGATGATTGCGCCGCTTGATCGCCAATTTAATTCAAAATCTGTTGGTGCTCGTGCAATGGCGATTTTCGCTGGTCCATTATTCAATTTTATTTTAGCGTTTTTCATCTTCCTGATTATCGGGCTTATTCAAGGGATTCCTTCTGAGGAACCGATTATTGCCGAAGTTATGGACAATTCTGTTGCGAGCAGTGCCGGATTGGTCGATGGCGATAAAGTAGTCAAGGTGAACGGACAGTCGATTTCAACTTGGGAAGAATTATCAGAACAAATTTTCAAGAACCCGAACAAAGCCGTAACATTCGAAGTCGAACGTGAAACGGGTAATGAAGTAATTGAACTTACACCAAAAGCTGTAGAGCAGGAAGGTGGTCCGGATTACGGACAAATCGGTGTGATGCGTTCCATTGAAAAAAATCCATTACAAGCCGTAGTGTATGGTGTGGAAGAAACGTATAACATGATTATTACAATCGGAACACTTGTCGGAAAACTGATTACCGGCCAATTCTCGATCGATGCATTATCAGGCCCGGTAGGAATTTATAAAACAACTGAAACGGTTGTAACGTTCGGTTTATATAATATTCTATACTTTGCGGCAATGCTGAGCGTCAACTTAGGGATTATGAACTTGTTACCATTACCAGCACTTGATGGTGGCCGTTTACTTTTCTTCGCTGTGGAAGCAGTAAGAGGAAAACCAATCGACCGTCAAAAAGAAGGTATGGTTCACTTCGTCGGAATACTCCTGCTGATGATCTTAATGGTCGTCGTAACATGGAATGATATCCAGCGATTCTTCTTCTAA
- the dxr gene encoding 1-deoxy-D-xylulose-5-phosphate reductoisomerase has product MKKISLLGATGSIGWQTFDILLANPNEFKLVAFSAGQNIEKSREIIKKLQPELVSMQTEEAAGTLQKEFPHVSFTYGDKGLVEVATHPDSTVLINAVLGSVGLESTLAAIRMGKTIAIANKETLVTAGHLVMAEAKKYNAPILPVDSEHSAIFQSMNGENKKRIERIILTASGGSFRDRTRDELVGVTVKDALNHPNWSMGAKITIDSATMMNKGLEVIEAHVLFDMPYDNIDVLLHRESIIHSMVEYEDTSVIAQLGTPDMRVPIQYALSYPDRLPLANGQRLNLAQIGQLHFKEVDFDRFRALKLAYDAGRMGGTILTAMNAANEAAVALFLQEKITFLEIEECIERIMNSHNNIALPDLATILHVDSETRKTVASMVK; this is encoded by the coding sequence GTGAAAAAAATTAGTTTATTAGGTGCAACAGGTTCCATCGGATGGCAAACCTTTGATATTTTACTTGCGAATCCGAATGAATTTAAGCTTGTTGCATTTTCAGCCGGACAAAATATTGAAAAGTCCCGCGAAATTATAAAAAAACTTCAACCAGAATTAGTTTCAATGCAAACTGAGGAAGCGGCAGGCACTTTACAAAAAGAGTTCCCACATGTTTCCTTTACATATGGCGATAAAGGATTGGTCGAAGTAGCGACACATCCGGATTCGACAGTGCTTATCAATGCAGTATTAGGCAGCGTTGGACTGGAATCGACACTTGCTGCGATCCGTATGGGGAAAACGATTGCCATTGCTAACAAAGAAACACTTGTAACAGCAGGCCATCTAGTAATGGCTGAAGCGAAAAAATACAATGCCCCAATCTTACCGGTAGACAGTGAGCATTCAGCTATTTTCCAATCGATGAACGGTGAAAACAAAAAGCGTATCGAGCGTATTATTTTAACGGCATCAGGTGGTTCATTCCGTGATAGAACAAGGGATGAGCTAGTAGGTGTAACAGTAAAAGATGCTCTGAATCATCCGAACTGGTCAATGGGAGCCAAAATTACGATTGACTCGGCAACAATGATGAATAAAGGGCTTGAAGTAATTGAGGCACATGTACTGTTTGATATGCCTTATGACAACATCGACGTATTGCTGCACCGTGAAAGCATCATTCACTCGATGGTGGAATATGAGGATACAAGTGTCATCGCACAGCTCGGAACACCGGATATGCGCGTACCGATTCAATATGCGCTTAGCTACCCGGACCGTTTACCACTTGCAAATGGCCAACGTTTAAATTTGGCCCAAATTGGACAGCTTCATTTTAAGGAAGTTGATTTTGACCGTTTCCGCGCATTAAAGCTTGCTTATGATGCAGGAAGAATGGGCGGGACAATCTTAACGGCAATGAACGCGGCAAACGAAGCAGCCGTTGCATTGTTTTTACAAGAAAAAATTACTTTTTTAGAAATTGAAGAATGTATTGAGCGTATTATGAATAGTCATAACAATATCGCTTTGCCAGATTTAGCAACTATTTTACATGTAGACAGTGAAACGAGAAAAACCGTCGCAAGCATGGTAAAATAG
- a CDS encoding phosphatidate cytidylyltransferase — MKQRIITGVIAAALFIPFVIYGGTPFAVLMSIIAVIGFYELLKMKEISIASVPGIIGTLALLVLVVPNDWSRNIVDFFQYDSILMIVYGIATLLLIYIVLVKNKMTFDEIGFILLGAFYVGLGFHYFIETRFIGLEYVVFVLLVVWTTDSGAYFVGRKLGKNKLWPEISPKKTVEGFIGGIVIAVIFAIAMQLIYPFASSWLQLIVVTIIASIIGQMGDLVESAIKRHFGVKDSGNILPGHGGILDRFDSLLFVVPLLHFLHFFS, encoded by the coding sequence TTGAAACAACGCATCATTACCGGAGTAATTGCTGCAGCATTATTTATTCCATTCGTAATTTATGGAGGAACGCCATTTGCGGTTTTAATGAGTATCATCGCAGTTATTGGTTTCTATGAATTGCTGAAAATGAAAGAAATTTCAATTGCATCTGTTCCAGGTATTATTGGTACACTTGCATTATTAGTTTTGGTTGTACCAAATGATTGGTCACGGAATATCGTTGATTTTTTTCAATATGATTCAATTTTGATGATCGTGTACGGAATTGCGACATTGTTGTTGATTTATATTGTACTTGTAAAAAATAAAATGACCTTTGATGAAATTGGTTTTATATTGCTAGGGGCATTTTATGTCGGACTGGGATTCCACTATTTTATCGAAACACGTTTTATCGGATTGGAATATGTCGTCTTTGTATTGCTAGTCGTTTGGACAACAGATTCCGGTGCCTATTTTGTAGGACGTAAGTTAGGGAAAAATAAATTATGGCCGGAAATTTCACCTAAGAAAACAGTGGAAGGTTTTATTGGCGGGATTGTTATTGCAGTTATTTTCGCAATTGCCATGCAGCTCATCTATCCTTTTGCTTCAAGCTGGCTGCAATTAATCGTTGTGACAATAATTGCATCGATCATTGGACAAATGGGTGATTTAGTCGAATCAGCTATTAAACGTCATTTTGGTGTAAAGGATTCAGGCAATATTCTCCCAGGACACGGTGGCATATTGGACCGTTTTGACAGTTTATTATTTGTCGTACCATTATTGCATTTTTTACATTTCTTTTCCTAG
- a CDS encoding isoprenyl transferase, which translates to MFKKLFGKNTNKEQSFGSENVDLVKGEDIPTHIAIIMDGNGRWAKKRSMPRVAGHHEGMKNVRKITRCACDLGVKVLTLYAFSTENWKRPKSEVEFLMRLPEQFLNSFLPELMELNIKVEMIGVMDSLPDYTQSALRKAMEATAGNTGLVLNFAMNYGGRAEIVMAMQQLLKEVEAGNLTIDELNEQHISQYVMTAHLPEPDLLIRTSGEVRISNFMLWQLAYTEFWFTDTHWPDFDEACLKEAISVYQNRNRRYGGLKGEGTN; encoded by the coding sequence ATGTTTAAAAAACTTTTTGGGAAAAATACAAATAAAGAACAGTCATTCGGTAGTGAAAATGTGGACTTAGTTAAGGGAGAGGATATCCCTACCCATATTGCAATTATTATGGACGGAAATGGACGTTGGGCGAAAAAACGTTCAATGCCACGAGTTGCAGGGCATCATGAAGGAATGAAAAACGTTCGAAAAATAACACGTTGCGCTTGTGATTTAGGAGTAAAAGTATTGACGCTCTATGCGTTTTCAACGGAAAACTGGAAGCGTCCTAAATCAGAAGTAGAATTTTTAATGCGTTTACCAGAGCAATTTTTAAATTCCTTTTTACCGGAGCTGATGGAGCTAAATATTAAAGTAGAAATGATTGGTGTGATGGATTCATTGCCAGACTATACACAATCCGCTTTAAGAAAGGCGATGGAAGCGACTGCAGGGAATACAGGATTAGTATTAAACTTTGCGATGAATTATGGTGGGCGTGCTGAAATTGTAATGGCGATGCAACAGCTTCTGAAAGAAGTAGAAGCTGGAAATCTTACAATTGATGAATTAAATGAACAACATATTTCCCAGTATGTAATGACGGCTCATTTACCTGAACCTGATTTATTAATTCGCACGAGTGGTGAAGTGCGCATAAGTAACTTTATGCTATGGCAGCTTGCCTATACGGAATTTTGGTTCACTGATACGCATTGGCCTGATTTTGATGAAGCCTGTTTAAAAGAGGCAATCTCTGTGTATCAAAACCGTAACCGCCGTTATGGAGGGCTGAAAGGAGAAGGAACAAATTGA